The Ananas comosus cultivar F153 linkage group 2, ASM154086v1, whole genome shotgun sequence genome contains a region encoding:
- the LOC109706638 gene encoding fimbrin-5-like isoform X2, whose protein sequence is MSGFVGVLVSDPWLQSQFTQVELRGLKSKEYLKLQSRSGAKLGSTKNSSSFLKATTTTLLHTINESEKSSYVAHINSYLGEDPFLKKYLPLDPATNDLFNLVRDGVLLCKLINVAVPGTIDERAINTKRVLNPWERNENHTLCLNSAKAIGCTVVNIGTQDLVEGRPHLVLGLISQIIKIQLLADLNLKKTPQLVELVEDDNKDVEELMSLAPEKMLLKWMNFHLKKAGYKKTVSNFSSDVKDGEAYAYLLNALAPEHSSTTTLDTKDPNERAKMILEQAEKLDCKRYLTPKDIIEGSPNLNLAFVAQIFQHRNGLSTDNKKIAFAQSTPDDVLISREERAFRLWINSLGIVTYVNNLFEDVRNGWVLLEVLDKISPGSVNWKQASKPPIKMPFRKVENCNQVIKLGKQLKFSLVNVAGNDIVQGNKKLILAFLWQLMRFNILQLLKNLRFHSQEKEISDADILNWANSKVKASGKTSQIESFKDRNLSNGIFFLELLSAVEARVVNWKLVTKGEDEEEKKLNATYIISVARKLGCSVFLLPEDIMEVNQKMILTLTASIMYWSLQKQQPAGQSEASDNSELSAETPEIPSEDSASQKAPSSDGEGSAVAESISNLSIDDATSSTSVENGNETA, encoded by the exons ATGTCGGGTTTCGTCGGTGTTTTGGTCTCCGATCCATGGCTTCAGAGCCAATTCACACAGGTGGAGCTTCGAGGGCTCAAATCCAAG gaatatttgaaacttcaatCTCGGTCGGGTGCTAAGCTCGGCAGCACGAAGAATTCCTCTTCGTTCTTGAAAGCCACCACCACTACACTCTTGCACACGATTAATGAATCAGAGAAGTCATCTTATGTGGCGCACATCAACAGCTATCTCGGAGAGGACCCGTTCTTGAAGAAGTATCTGCCGTTAGACCCCGCAACAAATGATCTGTTCAATCTTGTGAGGGATGGCGTTCTCTTGTG TAAATTGATCAATGTTGCTGTGCCCGGGACGATAGATGAGAGAGCGATTAACACAAAGCGGGTTCTCAACCCatgggagagaaatgagaatcACACTCTTTGCCTCAACTCTGCAAAGGCTATTGGATGCACTGTTGTTAATATTGGGACACAGGATTTGGTCGAAGGGCGA CCTCATTTGGTTCTTGGTTTGATATCTCAAATTATAAAG ATACAACTATTGGCTGACCTGAACCTCAAGAAGACACCCCAGCTGGTGGAGTTAGTGGAAGATGACAACAAG GATGTGGAGGAGCTAATGAGCTTGGCACCAGAAAAGATGTTACTTAAATGGATGaattttcatctcaagaaaGCAGGCTATAAGAAAACTGTCAGCAATTTCTCTTCTGATGTGAAG GATGGAGAAGCCTATGCTTACCTTCTTAATGCTCTTGCCCCTGAGCACAGTTCAACAACTACCTTGGATACTAAGGATCCAAATGAGAGAGCTAAAATGATTCTCGAACAAGCAGAGAAGTTGGATTGCAAAAGATACCTGACTCCTAAGGATATCATTGAAGGTTCTCCTAATTTGAACCTGGCATTTGTTGCCCAAATTTTCCAGCACAG GAATGGTTTGTCCACCGACAACAAAAAGATTGCATTTGCACAGAGTACGCCTGATGATGTCCTTATATCTAGGGAAGAGAGAGCCTTTCGGCTGTGGATCAACAGTCTTGGAATTGTTACTtatgtaaataatttgtttgaagATGTCAGAAATGG ATGGGTTCTTTTGGAGGTTCTTGACAAAATTTCTCCAGGATCAGTTAATTGGAAGCAAGCATCAAAGCCGCCAATAAAGATGCCATTCCGGAAAGTAGAAAACTGCAACCAAGTTATAAAACTTGGGAAGcagttaaaattttctttagtGAATGTTGCTGGAAATGATATCGTACAAGGAAATAAAAAGCTAATTCTTG CTTTTCTTTGGCAGCTAATGAGATTTAATATTCTCCAACTACTGAAGAACCTGAGATTCCACTCTCAAGAAAAAGAGATATCAGATGCTGATATCCTGAATTGGGCAAATAGTAAGGTGAAGGCATCAGGCAAAACTTCTCAGATCGAAAGTTTCAAG GATAGGAACCTATCAAACGGGATATTTTTTCTCGAGCTCCTTAGTGCTGTGGAGGCAAGAGTAGTTAACTGGAAGCTAGTTACCAAGGGTGAAGATG AGGAGGAAAAGAAGTTAAATGCCACATACATTATCAGTGTTGCTAGAAAGCTCGGATGTTCTGTCTTTTTGTTGCCAGAGGACATCATGGAG GTAAATCAGAAGATGATCCTCACGCTTACTGCTAGCATCATGTATTGGAGCCTGCAGAAACAACAACCTGCAGGACAATCCGAAGCCTCAGATAACTCTGAGCTCTCTGCTGAGACTCCAGAGATCCCCAGCGAGGATTCTGCTTCTCAGAAGGCCCCGTCCTCGGATGGAGAAGGGAGTGCTGTTGCCGAAAGTATTTCAAACTTGTCCATTGACGATGCCACTTCAAGCACCTCAGTAGAAAACGGCAACGAAACGGCTTGA
- the LOC109706638 gene encoding fimbrin-4-like isoform X1 — translation MSGFVGVLVSDPWLQSQFTQVELRGLKSKFLSAKRESSHVTVKDLPPLMAKLKGLNDVLTAEEIGTILGESYQDDSQEIEFESFLREYLKLQSRSGAKLGSTKNSSSFLKATTTTLLHTINESEKSSYVAHINSYLGEDPFLKKYLPLDPATNDLFNLVRDGVLLCKLINVAVPGTIDERAINTKRVLNPWERNENHTLCLNSAKAIGCTVVNIGTQDLVEGRPHLVLGLISQIIKIQLLADLNLKKTPQLVELVEDDNKDVEELMSLAPEKMLLKWMNFHLKKAGYKKTVSNFSSDVKDGEAYAYLLNALAPEHSSTTTLDTKDPNERAKMILEQAEKLDCKRYLTPKDIIEGSPNLNLAFVAQIFQHRNGLSTDNKKIAFAQSTPDDVLISREERAFRLWINSLGIVTYVNNLFEDVRNGWVLLEVLDKISPGSVNWKQASKPPIKMPFRKVENCNQVIKLGKQLKFSLVNVAGNDIVQGNKKLILAFLWQLMRFNILQLLKNLRFHSQEKEISDADILNWANSKVKASGKTSQIESFKDRNLSNGIFFLELLSAVEARVVNWKLVTKGEDEEEKKLNATYIISVARKLGCSVFLLPEDIMEVNQKMILTLTASIMYWSLQKQQPAGQSEASDNSELSAETPEIPSEDSASQKAPSSDGEGSAVAESISNLSIDDATSSTSVENGNETA, via the exons ATGTCGGGTTTCGTCGGTGTTTTGGTCTCCGATCCATGGCTTCAGAGCCAATTCACACAGGTGGAGCTTCGAGGGCTCAAATCCAAG TTTCTCTCCGCGAAGAGAGAATCCAGCCATGTAACGGTTAAAGATTTGCCCCCATTGATGGCGAAATTGAAGGGCCTCAATGACGTGCTAACCGCGGAGGAGATTGGCACCATTCTTGGCGAGTCCTACCAAGATGATAGCCAGGAGATTGAGTTTGAATCGTTCCTTCGG gaatatttgaaacttcaatCTCGGTCGGGTGCTAAGCTCGGCAGCACGAAGAATTCCTCTTCGTTCTTGAAAGCCACCACCACTACACTCTTGCACACGATTAATGAATCAGAGAAGTCATCTTATGTGGCGCACATCAACAGCTATCTCGGAGAGGACCCGTTCTTGAAGAAGTATCTGCCGTTAGACCCCGCAACAAATGATCTGTTCAATCTTGTGAGGGATGGCGTTCTCTTGTG TAAATTGATCAATGTTGCTGTGCCCGGGACGATAGATGAGAGAGCGATTAACACAAAGCGGGTTCTCAACCCatgggagagaaatgagaatcACACTCTTTGCCTCAACTCTGCAAAGGCTATTGGATGCACTGTTGTTAATATTGGGACACAGGATTTGGTCGAAGGGCGA CCTCATTTGGTTCTTGGTTTGATATCTCAAATTATAAAG ATACAACTATTGGCTGACCTGAACCTCAAGAAGACACCCCAGCTGGTGGAGTTAGTGGAAGATGACAACAAG GATGTGGAGGAGCTAATGAGCTTGGCACCAGAAAAGATGTTACTTAAATGGATGaattttcatctcaagaaaGCAGGCTATAAGAAAACTGTCAGCAATTTCTCTTCTGATGTGAAG GATGGAGAAGCCTATGCTTACCTTCTTAATGCTCTTGCCCCTGAGCACAGTTCAACAACTACCTTGGATACTAAGGATCCAAATGAGAGAGCTAAAATGATTCTCGAACAAGCAGAGAAGTTGGATTGCAAAAGATACCTGACTCCTAAGGATATCATTGAAGGTTCTCCTAATTTGAACCTGGCATTTGTTGCCCAAATTTTCCAGCACAG GAATGGTTTGTCCACCGACAACAAAAAGATTGCATTTGCACAGAGTACGCCTGATGATGTCCTTATATCTAGGGAAGAGAGAGCCTTTCGGCTGTGGATCAACAGTCTTGGAATTGTTACTtatgtaaataatttgtttgaagATGTCAGAAATGG ATGGGTTCTTTTGGAGGTTCTTGACAAAATTTCTCCAGGATCAGTTAATTGGAAGCAAGCATCAAAGCCGCCAATAAAGATGCCATTCCGGAAAGTAGAAAACTGCAACCAAGTTATAAAACTTGGGAAGcagttaaaattttctttagtGAATGTTGCTGGAAATGATATCGTACAAGGAAATAAAAAGCTAATTCTTG CTTTTCTTTGGCAGCTAATGAGATTTAATATTCTCCAACTACTGAAGAACCTGAGATTCCACTCTCAAGAAAAAGAGATATCAGATGCTGATATCCTGAATTGGGCAAATAGTAAGGTGAAGGCATCAGGCAAAACTTCTCAGATCGAAAGTTTCAAG GATAGGAACCTATCAAACGGGATATTTTTTCTCGAGCTCCTTAGTGCTGTGGAGGCAAGAGTAGTTAACTGGAAGCTAGTTACCAAGGGTGAAGATG AGGAGGAAAAGAAGTTAAATGCCACATACATTATCAGTGTTGCTAGAAAGCTCGGATGTTCTGTCTTTTTGTTGCCAGAGGACATCATGGAG GTAAATCAGAAGATGATCCTCACGCTTACTGCTAGCATCATGTATTGGAGCCTGCAGAAACAACAACCTGCAGGACAATCCGAAGCCTCAGATAACTCTGAGCTCTCTGCTGAGACTCCAGAGATCCCCAGCGAGGATTCTGCTTCTCAGAAGGCCCCGTCCTCGGATGGAGAAGGGAGTGCTGTTGCCGAAAGTATTTCAAACTTGTCCATTGACGATGCCACTTCAAGCACCTCAGTAGAAAACGGCAACGAAACGGCTTGA
- the LOC109706881 gene encoding fasciclin-like arabinogalactan protein 7 has translation MDFNKAIFATTILTMMFITPSIAQSPPSPFLAPTPAPAPAPAPHHVNLTDLLSVAGPFHTFLSYLLQTQVINTFQNQANNTDQGITIFVPRDSAFAALKQSTFANLTQDQLKSLLLYHAFPKYYSLAEFKNLSSLNPVSTFAGGQYSLNLTDNMGLIRVQSQWSNPKITSSVFSTAPVAVYEVDKVLLPMQIFSTDPPLAPAPAPAPETKPSDLSPTSGNGSAPKSTQSSSPTSSSCKTHAGFASYLFFAVSGGLMLSL, from the coding sequence ATGGACTTCAATAAAGCCATTTTTGCAACTACCATACTAACCATGATGTTCATAACTCCTTCGATCGCCCAATCCCCTCCATCACCATTTCTTGCCCCCACCCcggcccccgcccccgcccctgCCCCTCACCACGTGAACCTCACCGACCTCCTCTCCGTCGCGGGCCCCTTCCACACATTCCTCAGCTACCTCCTCCAAACCCAAGTCATCAATACATTCCAAAACCAAGCCAACAACACCGACCAAGGCATCACCATCTTCGTCCCCAGAGACTCCGCCTTCGCCGCGCTTAAGCAATCCACGTTCGCCAACCTGACTCAAGACCAGCTCAAATCACTCTTGCTCTACCACGCCTTCCCGAAATACTACTCGTTGGCGGAGTTCAAGAACTTGAGCAGTTTGAACCCGGTAAGCACGTTTGCCGGCGGGCAGTACTCGCTTAACCTCACCGATAACATGGGGCTAATCCGTGTCCAATCGCAATGGTCGAACCCGAAGATCACCAGCAGTGTGTTCTCTACCGCGCCCGTCGCGGTTTATGAGGTGGATAAGGTTTTACTTCCCATGCAAATCTTCAGTACCGACCCCCCTCTAGCTCCTGCTCCGGCCCCCGCTCCGGAAACGAAGCCGTCGGATTTGTCTCCAACGAGTGGGAACGGCTCCGCACCCAAATCTACGCAGTCGTCGAGCCCAACAAGTTCTTCATGCAAAACTCATGCTGGGTTTGCGAGTTACTTGTTCTTCGCGGTTTCTGGCGGATTGATGCTTTCGTTGTGA